In one window of Spiroplasma corruscae DNA:
- a CDS encoding Holliday junction resolvase RecU, producing the protein MILKNKGMFLEVLINNSIKKINQDNLAFILKMPIDSNIISYDSNIIKSSLKINNFCDYVGIFNGIYIEFEAKETEKKYFPLQNIKPNQVKKLNKINEHKGISFVLIYFHIFNEIFLMPSIHIKEFKVKKIPYEYFCSNYQKINFENGFIDLISIINHLISYT; encoded by the coding sequence ATGATTTTAAAAAATAAAGGTATGTTTTTAGAAGTGTTAATAAATAACTCTATAAAAAAGATTAATCAAGATAACTTAGCGTTTATTTTGAAAATGCCAATTGATTCAAATATAATTTCCTATGACTCTAATATAATTAAATCAAGTCTTAAAATTAATAACTTTTGTGATTATGTAGGTATTTTTAATGGTATATATATTGAATTTGAGGCTAAAGAGACAGAAAAAAAATACTTTCCTTTACAAAATATTAAACCCAATCAGGTAAAGAAACTAAATAAAATTAACGAACATAAAGGAATCTCGTTTGTATTAATTTATTTTCATATTTTTAATGAAATCTTTTTAATGCCTTCTATTCACATTAAGGAGTTTAAAGTAAAAAAAATACCATACGAGTATTTTTGTAGTAATTATCAAAAAATTAACTTTGAAAATGGCTTTATAGATTTAATAAGTATAATTAATCATTTAATCAGTTATACATAG
- a CDS encoding DnaD family protein encodes MNKLFKDGLINKKTLLILNYKKVGINENQLSILLLIMELSTEEQKNFTPIQLSNYMTLTSDKIEQEISNLLKNSNIKIVIKSKKTILDLSPLFNKLLVKIEDEYTKTKNKENYKIIENKLNYKLKDTDITKLEEYSTSGLSIAKIASIIDSSNVETLDELFKLLDSKAKNSSVKITMYNWLND; translated from the coding sequence ATGAATAAATTATTTAAAGATGGATTAATTAATAAAAAAACTCTTCTAATATTAAACTACAAAAAAGTAGGTATAAATGAAAACCAACTTTCTATATTGTTGCTAATAATGGAACTTTCTACAGAAGAGCAAAAAAACTTCACACCAATACAATTATCAAATTACATGACATTAACTAGTGATAAAATTGAACAAGAAATATCTAACTTATTAAAAAATAGTAATATAAAAATTGTTATTAAGTCTAAGAAAACAATTTTAGACTTATCACCCTTATTTAATAAACTACTTGTAAAAATTGAAGATGAATATACTAAAACAAAGAATAAAGAAAACTATAAGATAATTGAAAATAAACTTAATTATAAACTAAAAGACACTGATATAACTAAATTAGAAGAATATTCAACGTCTGGTTTATCAATTGCAAAAATTGCAAGCATAATAGATAGTTCTAATGTAGAAACATTAGATGAACTATTTAAGTTACTTGACAGTAAGGCTAAAAATTCATCAGTAAAAATAACTATGTATAACTGATTAAATGATTAA
- a CDS encoding HU family DNA-binding protein, producing MTKKELSEKLSVNFSTSKADAEKMVSYVFDEITKALTSKEEVQIAGFGKFLTSDRAAREGVNPATGEKIKIAATTVAKFKAAKQLKDAVAK from the coding sequence ATGACAAAAAAAGAATTATCAGAAAAATTATCAGTGAATTTTAGCACTTCTAAAGCAGATGCAGAAAAAATGGTTAGTTATGTATTTGATGAGATAACAAAAGCTTTAACAAGTAAAGAGGAAGTACAAATCGCAGGATTTGGTAAATTCTTAACAAGTGATAGAGCAGCTCGTGAAGGTGTTAATCCAGCAACTGGTGAAAAAATTAAAATAGCAGCTACAACTGTTGCTAAGTTTAAAGCAGCTAAACAATTGAAAGATGCAGTTGCTAAATAG
- a CDS encoding NAD(P)H-dependent glycerol-3-phosphate dehydrogenase gives MQSSKNITIIGTGAYGTVLANVLTDNGHNVIMHGIENSQVNDINDNHINSAFFRDLIINENIKATNDFPVAIEKAEVVILSVPTFALDSALDNILKYGKRKMSIINIAKGLDEENLDLLSNKIIKKLENKNVMKNFGALYGPSVAIEVILRKPTCIMSCSKDKVFADFIANLFSNEYFIVKSTTDIAGCEVSAALKNVIAIASGILQGYSASDNARASLITIGNAEIYKFAKVFGAEMTTFMNFATLGDLILTCSSFKSRNFSLGMAIAENNSAATALKYHKKTVEGVASAKVAFKLMEKYKIDTPLFEIMYKILYNNLNPSNLINSFFKFATVV, from the coding sequence ATGCAATCAAGTAAAAATATTACCATTATTGGTACAGGTGCTTATGGTACAGTATTAGCTAATGTATTAACTGATAACGGACATAATGTAATTATGCACGGTATTGAAAATAGTCAAGTGAATGATATAAATGATAACCATATAAATTCAGCATTTTTTAGAGATCTAATTATTAATGAAAATATTAAAGCAACCAACGACTTTCCTGTTGCAATTGAAAAAGCAGAAGTTGTAATCTTAAGTGTACCTACATTTGCATTAGATAGTGCATTAGATAATATATTAAAATATGGCAAGCGTAAGATGTCTATTATAAATATTGCTAAAGGTCTTGATGAGGAGAATTTAGATCTATTAAGTAATAAAATTATTAAAAAATTAGAAAATAAAAATGTAATGAAAAATTTTGGTGCTTTGTATGGACCTTCTGTTGCTATTGAAGTTATTTTAAGAAAACCTACTTGCATAATGTCATGTAGTAAAGATAAAGTATTTGCAGATTTCATAGCTAATTTATTTAGTAATGAATATTTCATAGTTAAAAGCACTACTGATATTGCTGGTTGTGAAGTCTCAGCGGCATTAAAAAATGTTATTGCTATTGCTAGTGGTATATTACAAGGATATAGTGCTTCTGATAATGCCAGAGCTTCGCTTATAACTATTGGAAATGCAGAAATATATAAGTTCGCTAAAGTGTTTGGAGCAGAAATGACTACATTTATGAATTTTGCAACTTTAGGAGATTTGATCCTAACTTGCTCTTCTTTTAAATCAAGAAATTTTTCTTTAGGAATGGCAATCGCTGAAAACAATAGTGCTGCGACTGCCTTAAAATATCATAAAAAAACAGTAGAAGGGGTAGCCTCTGCAAAAGTAGCATTTAAGTTAATGGAAAAGTATAAAATTGATACACCATTGTTTGAAATAATGTATAAAATACTATACAATAATCTTAACCCTAGTAATCTTATTAACAGTTTCTTTAAGTTTGCTACGGTAGTATAG
- the der gene encoding ribosome biogenesis GTPase Der — protein MKKKGIVAIVGRPNVGKSTLFNRIIKEKKSIVEDVPGVTRDRLYGDAEWLTVPFILIDTGGITLQDTKFAKEIKMQAEIAIKEADLILFVLNYKDGICPEDNAVLKILYKTNKPIILVINKYDKKDDFNNSYEYLSLGLGEPVLVSSTHGIGVGDLLDRITQNLPNSDDIKEDESIKVSVVGKPNVGKSSFVNSLLGEKRMIVSDIPGTTIDAVDSSILVNNKKFLIIDTAGLRKKGKIYENLEKYSYIRSITSINKSDVVLLMLDISLPITDHDSNIGGFAFQESKPIIIIANKWDLVQKKDSNSMNKKEEEIRSYFKYLSYAKILFISATEKIRVNKVFDIIENVNQNLKKRIKTSVLNEIFNKAQLINPSPSHNGGRLRIYYSSQVEAYIPTFVLFVNDPSYAHFSYKRFLENQIRQHFDFSGVPIKIIFRDRRN, from the coding sequence ATGAAAAAAAAAGGAATAGTAGCAATTGTTGGTAGACCTAACGTTGGCAAATCTACACTTTTTAATAGAATAATAAAAGAGAAAAAATCAATTGTTGAAGATGTTCCAGGTGTTACAAGAGATAGATTATATGGTGATGCTGAGTGATTAACGGTACCATTTATATTAATTGATACTGGAGGTATTACACTACAAGATACAAAGTTTGCAAAGGAAATAAAAATGCAAGCTGAAATTGCAATTAAAGAAGCGGATCTTATTTTATTTGTCTTAAATTATAAAGATGGAATATGCCCTGAAGACAATGCTGTTCTTAAAATACTTTATAAAACTAACAAACCTATTATTTTAGTAATTAATAAATATGATAAGAAAGATGATTTTAATAACTCTTATGAATATTTGTCATTAGGACTTGGTGAGCCAGTTTTAGTTTCATCAACTCATGGTATCGGAGTTGGTGATTTACTTGATAGGATAACTCAAAACCTTCCTAACTCTGATGATATTAAAGAAGACGAGAGCATAAAAGTATCTGTGGTAGGTAAGCCTAATGTCGGTAAGTCAAGCTTTGTAAATTCATTATTAGGTGAAAAAAGAATGATTGTTTCAGATATACCTGGTACAACAATAGATGCAGTTGATAGTTCAATATTAGTAAATAATAAAAAGTTTCTTATTATAGATACTGCTGGGTTAAGAAAAAAAGGTAAAATTTATGAAAATTTAGAAAAGTATAGTTACATAAGATCAATTACAAGTATAAATAAATCTGACGTTGTATTATTAATGCTTGATATTAGTCTTCCAATTACTGATCATGATTCTAACATTGGTGGTTTTGCATTCCAGGAGAGCAAACCTATTATTATAATTGCAAATAAATGAGACTTAGTTCAAAAAAAAGATTCTAATTCAATGAATAAAAAAGAAGAGGAAATAAGATCTTATTTTAAATATCTAAGTTATGCTAAAATTTTGTTTATTTCAGCTACGGAAAAAATAAGAGTTAATAAAGTTTTTGACATAATTGAAAATGTTAATCAAAACCTTAAAAAAAGAATTAAAACTAGTGTCCTAAATGAAATATTTAATAAGGCACAGTTAATTAACCCGTCCCCAAGTCACAATGGAGGAAGATTAAGAATATATTATTCATCCCAGGTAGAGGCATATATACCAACATTTGTATTATTTGTAAATGATCCATCATATGCTCATTTTTCATATAAAAGGTTTTTGGAAAATCAAATTAGGCAACATTTTGATTTTTCCGGAGTTCCAATTAAAATAATTTTTAGAGATAGGAGAAATTAA
- the cmk gene encoding (d)CMP kinase — MKKMIRVAVDGTAGSGKSTIMKLVSEKLNITFFDTGLMYRAFTLFCLKNNIDFKNSDIMEGLLHSFNFELNDSSEPIINGENYDKLLTSYDVVKNIKYVANNIKVREFMVNSQRKIAFNKSIIMVGRDITTVVLPNADLKIYFDCSIEARAKRRFEQNNQNNIIPNNYEEIYNSIYKRDENDKNRSIGALKVADSAWVFDTSFLTINEAVEKVIEKVKSIE; from the coding sequence ATGAAGAAAATGATTAGAGTAGCAGTAGATGGTACTGCAGGTAGTGGTAAAAGTACAATTATGAAATTAGTATCAGAAAAGTTAAATATTACTTTCTTTGATACTGGTCTAATGTATAGGGCATTTACATTGTTTTGTCTAAAAAATAATATTGATTTTAAAAACTCTGACATAATGGAAGGTTTATTGCATAGCTTTAATTTTGAATTAAATGATTCAAGTGAACCAATAATTAATGGTGAAAATTATGATAAGTTATTAACTTCGTACGATGTGGTTAAAAACATTAAGTATGTAGCAAATAATATTAAAGTAAGAGAATTTATGGTTAATAGTCAAAGAAAAATAGCATTTAATAAAAGTATTATAATGGTTGGAAGAGATATTACAACAGTTGTTTTACCAAATGCTGATTTAAAGATATATTTTGATTGCTCAATTGAGGCAAGAGCTAAAAGAAGGTTTGAACAAAACAACCAAAACAATATTATTCCAAATAACTATGAAGAAATTTACAATAGTATTTATAAAAGAGATGAAAATGATAAAAATAGATCTATCGGTGCTTTAAAAGTTGCTGACAGCGCTTGAGTATTTGATACAAGTTTTTTAACAATAAATGAAGCTGTTGAAAAAGTTATAGAAAAAGTTAAATCGATAGAATAA
- a CDS encoding ferredoxin, whose translation MKKTWIDKDLCIGCMACVEIDESETLFMDEDGLAEAKENNLELKECQMVCPTSAVKIKE comes from the coding sequence ATGAAAAAAACTTGAATAGATAAAGATTTATGTATTGGTTGTATGGCTTGCGTTGAAATAGATGAAAGCGAAACTCTTTTCATGGATGAAGATGGTCTGGCAGAGGCAAAAGAAAATAATCTTGAATTAAAAGAGTGCCAAATGGTTTGTCCTACAAGCGCAGTCAAAATAAAAGAATAG